The nucleotide window CcccaaaaaaatatattgttcAACCTAATCACTCATGTTGAATTTCCCTGCATTCTGTGTTCTATCTTACATATCAATATCATATGTTGCTGTCATTTATGCGTCCTCGAAGGATGCAAGACAATACCCAGTTCTCGGAAGAGATGATCCTGCGGTGATTAAAAGGAGGATAAGGAAAGTGTTAATGTTGACGGCATTTAATATTGTTCTGGTACCCTTTTTACAATGTCTCATTAAGAATCTTCGAGATTCTACGGATTCCTCCATATCAGTTATTGGTGCCATTATGAATTTGGGTATAGTACCTGGCCATTATCGAGATGGACATTGGGATATTTCATCGTACTATTATGACATTATAAGTGGTATATGGGTGGTGACGTTACTTTATGTGGGTCCATTGATGGACTTATTTTTGTTCTATGTGTTCACTAAGGGTAAGACTCTATATGTGGATTATAAAGATGAGTTTAGTAACATTTATTGCTTGAGAAACTACATTTTTGCCCCAATAACGGaggaaatattttataCATCCATGTTATTAAACACATACCTTATGTTATGCCCTATAGAGAGTTTATCCTTGAAGACATTATTATGGCAaccttcattatttttcgGATTAGCTCATATTCATCATGCGTATGGATCATTCCGTACAGGGGACCAGAACTTGATAACTATTCTCATGAATACGATTATTCAGTTTGGATATACTACATTATTTGGTGCATTTaccaatttcatctttttaAGAACTGGAGGGAATTTATGGGCGTGTATGTTTGCTCATTCCTTTTGTAATATTATGGGCTTCCCCGGTAGATCGAGACTCAGCTTGCATTTTACCATGATTGAAGAAGTAAAAGGTGATTGGAGGAGGAAGTTGATTGCTGCTTGGAATAAAagttatatatttttgttatttttgGGTATCTATTTGTTCAAGGCGAATATAGATACCCTTATATATTCTCGTGAGTATAGCATAGACGTTTAATATATTCGATCGTCCGCATAagatgatttattatttatcttatattttgaaatgcTCGAggtttttaatattttgctattatattaataaaaaaataaactaaATTAATTCAGAAACGTTGGGGCAGTCTCCCTTCATTCCGCGTGCCAATCCCAAACTCTCCTCAACATTTCAAGACAATCACTATTATTTTGGGACCATTACGTAAGCGGCCGTATTGTCTTTGTGTCTACAGGCACGGGTGTTGATGCATTTTTCGGGTTTAAGAGCTCCGCGGATTCCCCTTTTAGTAATAAGTTACCCAAAGAGGAAACGATCACGTAAGGGACGTCAAAACAGATAACGCCCGCGTTATTTCCACGCGTTTGTTGTAAATATGGCATTTACGTATGTTTGGATAAACGAAAAGgtaattatttatataatgaGCACCTTCTCTCTGTCGTCCCAGTTCGTTGGTTCCTTCTCCATCTTCCGCAACACTCCAGCGAAACTAACTACACGTAGAAACCAAATGTCGTCTAACGTCTCGAAGACCTTGGAGTTGTTCTCCAAAGACCAAGTCGCTAAGCACAACACCGAAGAGGACTGCTGGGTTACTGTTTATGACAGAAAAATTTATGACGTCTCCAAGTTTTTGCTTGATCATCCAGATGGTGACAAGAGTATCTTGAAGCACGCCGGTAAGGATATCACTGAGTTGCtaaaggatgaaaagattgaCCAACAGACTGACTTGCTAGACGATCAATACTTGATTGGGTATATGGCCACTGATGcggaagaagaaaaacttTTGACTAATAAGGATCATAAAGTGGAAgttaaattgaatgaaagCACCAATACTTTCGATTCAACCACTTTTGTCAAGGATTTACCCACAGAGGATAAATTGAGTATTGCTACCGATTATGAGAAggatttaaagaaacacaattttttggatttgaataaaCCATTGTTGaaacaaatattatttggtaATTTCACTAAGGatttttatttggatcAAATTCATAGACCAAGACATTATGGTCAAGAATCTGCTCcattatttggaaatttccTTGAACCATTCACTAAGACTGCATGGTATTTAGTCCCCATTGCCTGGTTACCAGTTGTGTTTTATCACATTGCCCTAGCATTCAAGAACATTAACGCTTTATTCGCCATCATGTTGTTCTGTATCGGTGTTTACGTCTGGACTTTTATTGAATACTGTATGCATAGATTCTTATTCCATTTTGATGAAAGGTTACCTGAACATAATTTTGCATACATGATTCATTTCTTATTACATGGTtgtcatcattatttgcCAATGGATAAGTATCGTTTAGTCGTCCCACCAGTATTATTCATCTTCCTTTGTGCCCCATTCTATAAGTTAGTGTTTGCTCTACTACCTTATTACTGGGCTTGTGCAGGTTTCGCAGGTGGTATGTTCGGTTACATTTGTTACGATTTATGTCATTATTTCTTACATCACAGTAAATTACCACCTTTTATGCgtaaattgaaaaaatacCATTTGGAACATCATTACAAGAACTACCAACTAGGATACGGTGTTACATCCTGGTATTGGGACAAGAAATTTGGTACTTATTTGAGTCCAGATTCTCCATTATCAAAGATGAAGTACCAATAGAGAATACATCTCATctcattttatttaatgtaTTTACAGTTTAGATAGGGATTATgcttatttatttatatacCATTTTAAAAAGCAAAAAAGTTAGCCAAATCTACTTCTTCTCATGAAGTAATGTCTCTCTTCAATCATCCTTTTAAATTTGTCACAAGTCCTCATGGATCGATCATATAGGTATGTAGGACAACCAAAAAAGGTCCTATAGTGTAGTGGTTATCACTTTCGGTTCTGATCCGAACAACCCCAGTTCGAATCCGGGTAGGacctttattttttttgttctcTCTTCTCTCTCAGCCTAAACTTCAGCAATGCCACCATTACAAAACATATAATGGAGTTATTACATTACTCATACACTACAAACCACAAGAAGTGCATTCATTGGATCTTGTCACCAAAATAAATCatacaagaaaaaattgaaatttcgGAGATGCCCGAGTATATATGACTCctgaaatattaaattcaaatttatcagGCGACAGAAACAGCAAGGATATATTTCAACTATATAACAGAGcaacaaagaaattaatttcCCCCCCCCCCCCATTTTACAGTTCCTATCCCACCACTCAACGCAACCACACAAAAGAACAATGCCCGGTGCCTTAAAAGATCATCAAAGAACTTTCCTCGATTTAGCCTTAGAATCCCAAGCATTAAGATTTGGGTCTTTCACTTTGAAATCAGGTAGACGATCaccatatttctttaacCTAGGTTTGTTCAACACGGGGAAACTACTATCTAATCTAGCAACAGCTTATGCTACTGCCATTATACAAtcagaattgaaattcgATGTCATTTTCGGACCTGCTTATAAGGGTATCCCCTTGGCATCAATTGTATGTGTTAAATTGGCAGAAATTGGGGgaacaaaatttcaagatgtTCAATATGCATTTAATAGAAAAGAGGTCAAGACTCATGGTGAAGGTGGGAATATTGTCGGTGCAAATTTagaagataagaaaattttaatCATTGATGACGTTATGACTGCAGGAACTGCTATCAATGAAGCATTTGATATTATTGCTGATGCTAAGGGAAGAGTTGTTGGAACAATTATTGCCTTAGATAGGGAAGAAGTGGTGAATACAGATGGACCTGCCAGTGAAAGATTAAGCGCCACACAAACTGTCAGTCAAAAATATGATATCCCTGTCTTAAGTATTGTCTCATTAACAAATGTTATTGATTATCTGGAAGGAAGAATTACTCCAGAGgaaaaacaacaaatcaTTGAATACCGCCAAACATATGGAGTTTAGAAATTTCAGTCTTATATATACAACCATTAGTGTAGtaatttcataaaataAAGCATTTTAATGTGGATATATATCCACTTTTTCGAACGCTCCACATGTGCTAATACAAACACGAATGTACATATTTTTATAGCAGTGATATTGGATCTTATTCCTATTCCCTTTAAGAACTAGCGTAAACGCAATAGTGAATAAAAGCTATTATTGATgagtgaaaaatattttttgtaGGCGAATATTCTGTCAAAGGcggaaaataaaaattagAGAGAGATGTTTACGTAACAATCCATGATATTGACTTGTTCAATGAATGAGTAGATCTATCACCATTTAAGCCTGTAATAAATACCGTTAAATTATGTCCGATAGATCGTCATTTTCTAATGAGGATGTAATTGACCCAATTGCTACCGAGGAAGAATCAAGGGAGGATGAACttaatgaaacaatttcaaaagttgCTAAAAAATCCACGCAAGAGGAGAAGGAGCTAATTGCAACAGCTAATGAGTTACTGGATAATCTTGAACATATTCATAGAACTGATTTAACATTACACCTATACTCATCAtttttgttgaagaaactaCTTCGTAGGGCTAATTCTCGGAAATTTCCATATGAGACAGATCAGTttatcaaaaacaagataaaagaaaattgggTAAGCTGGCCCAATCCTCAAACAATTATTGATCCCCAAACCAATAAGCTTTATGAAGACTCCAATGAAATTCAAAGTGAAGTGGGATTACAACCAGGTGAAGTGTCGTTTAACGCATTATCTCATTCATGCAATTTACTCAAATTGGAACTTAACTCTCATTGGCAGCGCTGCCTGATGGAGTCATCTAAGAAATCTGGCGAGACTTTAGATATCGATAAGATGGATATTCCagaaaatttttccaaCGAAATCATTGGCAAACTTGATGAATTCTTTATGGGACTCCATGATAAAATCGCaattaaaaacaaaattaaagTAAAATCAAGTAACCATTCTTGCTCTCCACCATCTTTATCTACTCCTTCTCAGACAGAGGTTTCTATCTCACAAATGGAGcctaaaaaaaaaaagatcAAGGCCAACAAAAAGATAAAACTGAATTTTAACGATATTATAGAGGAAGGTTGTAACATGAGAGAAGACATGACAAACATTTATCTGAAATCTTTGGAACTGTATAATGACATTCCTGGATCATTTAAGAAACAGAAATTTAAACTACCCAAGaaaatcttgaagaattataCTTTAGAGAACTCATTGAATTCCAACCTTCCAGAAATCTTGCAAAACACAGATAAAGACTTTATTAATATAGATACTCTCCTTCGAGATAAAAGATTAACATCTGCTGACAAGACAAAGTTGAAAATGATACGGGAGGACGATCGAGATAATGTACTTGCTCGTAGAACATTTATGGAAATGCAACAAGCTCAAACGCTTAATGACCTCCCGATAAGTGAAATGGATTTCGTTTCATCAAAAGGTAATGAAACTGAAGGTGAGGAATATACAGCAGATGACTGCCATGTTGGTATTCGAAATTCATAGATGCTGCTTAACATTGGAAAAATATCAGTGGACAAAAACATTATATactgaaattgatgatgttgCACCCCTTCAGTCATTACTGGCATGTGCCGCCTAAGACATGGATTATATGTCAGTTGTTGAGATATGTTGCTGCGATGATAACTTGTCATCGTTAGAAGATACGACCTTAATTAATCACATTCTCTGTTATTTTTGCTTATTGTGGGTTTACAGAAATGATTATCATCTAATAATGTAtgtaaagaaattgaataagCAATAAATTTTACTAGTACAGTCTATATGGGTAATGCAATGTGTTAAATTCTCAATGACATTATGTTGATTTCTTTTTAGATTCTTTTTTGGcgtttttttcttttttctctttATGATGCCTCTTCTTGCTATTCTCCTTCTTGTCCTTCTTGCTCttagatttcttcttgtctTTAGACTTCTTCTTATCTTTACTACTCTTTTTAtgctttttctttttactACTtccttcatcatcaccttTATCcctctttctctttttaCTTCTACTTTTGGATATACTAGAAACTACTTCATTTCCAACAGGACGTACCTCCTTGTTATCTATCGTTCCTTTCAATCCCACACCTTTGACAAATCTTCTATACAATGGAGACAGTTGTTTCGATACACTTGTTGCAACAACAGTATGCTGTTTAAACGTGATCCCAGATCCCGTATCATCACTGGCTACATTTAGATTCTTTAAATGACCATCAAATAATCGTTCCCACCATgcatcaccatcatcattacCAGGCGCATGTCCGAGACCCTTCGTATCTTTCTTATATTTGACCAAGATTGGCTTCTTTAATCCACCCTTTCTTAATGCTTCACCTTCAATCCATCCATAGGACTTCAAATATCCCCTGCTATCCATTGTATAACTCGATAGTCTTCtctgctgctgttgttgtctCTCATAACAATTATGgctaatgaaatttttcatcgaactcatctcatctcaaatttttcattttggcGCTTAGCACTcttgaaaatggaaaatatccTTTAAGGCTTAACACATAGGAGTGTAACTCTAAGAAGTGGATATTGAAGCAGCCATTAAACCAATGCCAGAATCAAGGAAGAGATCGTTAAGcttagaagaagaaggggAAAGAGATAGTCTTGtgaagaaacaagataGTAAGCCTACTAGGAATAGGGAATTGACCACTGTTTTAGTGAAGAATCTACCAAAGAGCACGAACCAGAATAGGTTACGtaaattcttccaagaTTGTGGCCCTTTAAAACATGTGGATATAGTAGATACATTGGATAAATCGAGCAGGGTTGCCAGACtagaatttgaaaactttttGGATGCATCCAGTGCATTAACGAAGACGTTTAAGAAATTAGGgaataatgaaatagaAGTTAGTTGGCTTAAAAATTGTACTGTCTGGTTAACAAATTTTCCTCCTACCTTTACATCGAGAGAACTGAAAAGCTTATTTACAGAATATGATTGTTTACCAATCAGTGTGAGGTTACCATCACTCAGATTTAATGCCAATAGAAGATTTGCATACGTAGATGTTTGCACATCTAATGAAGCTACAAACATGGTCAACAACTTGAACAATAAAGAGATAGATAACTATAAATTGGTAGCCAAGATGTCTGATCCATCACAACGATCGAAAAG belongs to Naumovozyma castellii chromosome 3, complete genome and includes:
- the TMA23 gene encoding Tma23p (ancestral locus Anc_8.823), producing the protein MSSMKNFISHNCYERQQQQQRRLSSYTMDSRGYLKSYGWIEGEALRKGGLKKPILVKYKKDTKGLGHAPGNDDGDAWWERLFDGHLKNLNVASDDTGSGITFKQHTVVATSVSKQLSPLYRRFVKGVGLKGTIDNKEVRPVGNEVVSSISKSRSKKRKRDKGDDEGSSKKKKHKKSSKDKKKSKDKKKSKSKKDKKENSKKRHHKEKKEKNAKKESKKKST
- the SCS7 gene encoding fatty acid alpha-hydroxylase (ancestral locus Anc_8.829), with the protein product MAFTYVWINEKVIIYIMSTFSLSSQFVGSFSIFRNTPAKLTTRRNQMSSNVSKTLELFSKDQVAKHNTEEDCWVTVYDRKIYDVSKFLLDHPDGDKSILKHAGKDITELLKDEKIDQQTDLLDDQYLIGYMATDAEEEKLLTNKDHKVEVKLNESTNTFDSTTFVKDLPTEDKLSIATDYEKDLKKHNFLDLNKPLLKQILFGNFTKDFYLDQIHRPRHYGQESAPLFGNFLEPFTKTAWYLVPIAWLPVVFYHIALAFKNINALFAIMLFCIGVYVWTFIEYCMHRFLFHFDERLPEHNFAYMIHFLLHGCHHYLPMDKYRLVVPPVLFIFLCAPFYKLVFALLPYYWACAGFAGGMFGYICYDLCHYFLHHSKLPPFMRKLKKYHLEHHYKNYQLGYGVTSWYWDKKFGTYLSPDSPLSKMKYQ
- the RCE1 gene encoding CAAX prenyl protease (ancestral locus Anc_8.832); its protein translation is MLNFPAFCVLSYISISYVAVIYASSKDARQYPVLGRDDPAVIKRRIRKVLMLTAFNIVLVPFLQCLIKNLRDSTDSSISVIGAIMNLGIVPGHYRDGHWDISSYYYDIISGIWVVTLLYVGPLMDLFLFYVFTKGKTLYVDYKDEFSNIYCLRNYIFAPITEEIFYTSMLLNTYLMLCPIESLSLKTLLWQPSLFFGLAHIHHAYGSFRTGDQNLITILMNTIIQFGYTTLFGAFTNFIFLRTGGNLWACMFAHSFCNIMGFPGRSRLSLHFTMIEEVKGDWRRKLIAAWNKSYIFLLFLGIYLFKANIDTLIYSREYSIDV
- the RRN9 gene encoding Rrn9p (ancestral locus Anc_8.825); translated protein: MSDRSSFSNEDVIDPIATEEESREDELNETISKVAKKSTQEEKELIATANELLDNLEHIHRTDLTLHLYSSFLLKKLLRRANSRKFPYETDQFIKNKIKENWVSWPNPQTIIDPQTNKLYEDSNEIQSEVGLQPGEVSFNALSHSCNLLKLELNSHWQRCLMESSKKSGETLDIDKMDIPENFSNEIIGKLDEFFMGLHDKIAIKNKIKVKSSNHSCSPPSLSTPSQTEVSISQMEPKKKKIKANKKIKLNFNDIIEEGCNMREDMTNIYLKSLELYNDIPGSFKKQKFKLPKKILKNYTLENSLNSNLPEILQNTDKDFINIDTLLRDKRLTSADKTKLKMIREDDRDNVLARRTFMEMQQAQTLNDLPISEMDFVSSKGNETEGEEYTADDCHVGIRNS
- the URA10 gene encoding orotate phosphoribosyltransferase URA10 (ancestral locus Anc_8.827); this translates as MPGALKDHQRTFLDLALESQALRFGSFTLKSGRRSPYFFNLGLFNTGKLLSNLATAYATAIIQSELKFDVIFGPAYKGIPLASIVCVKLAEIGGTKFQDVQYAFNRKEVKTHGEGGNIVGANLEDKKILIIDDVMTAGTAINEAFDIIADAKGRVVGTIIALDREEVVNTDGPASERLSATQTVSQKYDIPVLSIVSLTNVIDYLEGRITPEEKQQIIEYRQTYGV